One part of the Actinotignum schaalii genome encodes these proteins:
- a CDS encoding ABC-F family ATP-binding cassette domain-containing protein: protein MITASDLTIRIGTRELVQHASFQVHKGMRVGLVGRNGAGKTTMTRLLAGEGTTSDAVDYEGTLHWSGTIAYLPQDTHDGDPNQIARDRILEARGIDATIRRIRKAEKDMAECTGTRQQKAMERYVRLDQEFTAAGGWAANAQASQMAAALGLDERILNQPLGTLSGGQRRRVDLARVLFSQADTLLLDEPTNHLDHDSLLWLRDYLTNYSGGFVVISHSVDLLEETVTAVWHLDANRAVLDQYAMGWSAYLKQRETDERRRRQMRANAEKKADHLLAQANKMRAKATKAVAAQNMAKRAEKLLEGLEEERADDKVAALRFPEPAPCGKTPLRARGLSKSYGSLEVFTGVDLAIDRGSRVVVLGLNGAGKTTLLRLLYGTETPDTGEVLPGHGLKLGYYAQEHDFIDTDKTVVDNLRYVAPEFDETGLRTVLGSFLFSGDDADKPARVLSGGEKTRLALAMLVVSRANVLLLDEPTNNLDPASREKILGALGKYEGAVVLVTHDEGAVTALNPERVLLLPDGDEDLWSDDYLELVSLA, encoded by the coding sequence GTGATTACGGCTTCTGATCTCACAATCCGCATCGGCACGCGTGAACTTGTCCAGCACGCCAGTTTTCAGGTCCACAAGGGTATGCGCGTGGGCCTGGTGGGGCGCAATGGCGCGGGCAAAACCACGATGACCCGCCTGCTGGCGGGCGAAGGCACCACCTCGGATGCCGTTGATTACGAAGGAACTCTGCACTGGAGCGGCACCATCGCCTACCTCCCGCAAGATACCCACGATGGGGATCCGAACCAGATCGCCCGGGATCGCATCTTGGAGGCCCGCGGAATTGACGCCACGATCCGCCGTATCCGCAAGGCGGAAAAAGATATGGCCGAATGCACCGGTACCCGCCAGCAAAAAGCTATGGAACGCTACGTGCGCCTGGATCAGGAGTTCACCGCGGCCGGGGGCTGGGCCGCCAACGCCCAGGCTTCCCAAATGGCCGCGGCTCTGGGCCTGGACGAACGCATCCTCAACCAGCCGCTGGGGACTCTCTCGGGTGGGCAGCGCCGCCGCGTCGATCTGGCGCGGGTGCTTTTTTCCCAGGCAGATACGCTGCTCCTGGACGAACCGACCAACCATCTCGACCACGATTCTCTCCTGTGGTTGCGCGATTACCTCACCAATTATTCGGGTGGTTTCGTGGTGATTTCCCACTCGGTGGATCTGCTGGAAGAAACGGTCACGGCGGTATGGCATTTGGATGCCAACCGGGCGGTCCTCGACCAGTACGCGATGGGCTGGTCGGCTTATCTCAAGCAGCGTGAAACCGATGAGCGCCGGCGCCGGCAGATGCGCGCCAATGCCGAGAAGAAAGCGGATCATTTGCTGGCGCAGGCTAATAAGATGCGCGCGAAGGCCACGAAGGCGGTGGCGGCCCAGAACATGGCGAAACGCGCGGAGAAGCTGCTCGAAGGCTTGGAAGAAGAACGCGCGGACGACAAAGTGGCAGCGCTGCGTTTCCCGGAGCCGGCTCCCTGCGGGAAAACACCCCTGCGGGCCCGGGGCCTATCAAAATCCTACGGTTCGCTGGAGGTGTTCACCGGCGTTGACCTGGCGATTGACCGCGGTTCGCGCGTCGTCGTGCTAGGTCTCAACGGCGCGGGCAAAACCACGCTGTTGCGTTTACTGTACGGAACGGAAACCCCGGATACCGGTGAAGTGCTCCCCGGGCACGGCCTCAAGCTGGGCTATTACGCGCAGGAACACGATTTTATCGATACGGATAAAACTGTGGTTGATAATTTGCGTTACGTCGCCCCGGAGTTCGACGAAACAGGCTTACGTACCGTGCTCGGTTCCTTTTTGTTTTCGGGCGACGACGCCGATAAGCCCGCCCGCGTCCTCTCCGGCGGTGAAAAGACCCGCCTGGCTTTGGCCATGCTAGTGGTTTCGCGCGCCAATGTGCTGTTGCTGGACGAACCAACCAATAATCTTGACCCGGCCTCCCGGGAGAAAATCCTTGGCGCCCTGGGCAAGTACGAAGGCGCCGTCGTACTGGTCACGCACGACGAAGGTGCCGTGACCGCGCTCAATCCCGAGCGTGTGCTTCTCCTCCCGGACGGGGATGAAGATTTGTGGAGCGACGACTATCTGGAGTTGGTGTCCCTCGCCTAG
- a CDS encoding helix-turn-helix transcriptional regulator, with translation MQDSSQIDSLVAWRLAKTVRDRRESLGMSQEDLALRANLNRTTLQSLESGRSDHKTGKPSNPQLRTLLQLARALEMSAGELLGEAERLYDQALREEGL, from the coding sequence GTGCAGGACAGTTCCCAAATTGATTCGCTCGTCGCGTGGCGCTTAGCGAAAACAGTACGTGACCGGCGTGAAAGCCTGGGAATGTCGCAAGAAGATCTCGCTTTGCGCGCCAATCTCAACCGCACCACGTTGCAATCGCTAGAAAGTGGGCGTTCCGATCATAAAACCGGAAAGCCGTCGAATCCGCAGCTACGCACGCTGCTCCAATTGGCGCGGGCGCTGGAGATGTCCGCCGGGGAACTCCTCGGCGAAGCCGAGCGCCTCTACGATCAGGCGCTTCGCGAAGAAGGCTTATAG
- a CDS encoding NfeD family protein, protein MTWQIWVIAGLALAIVEMFTLDFTFLMLGLAALATAGVALGTDILWIQIVAYGIFALILLFFARPWARRHINPRGAAVGNVEAQVGRRAYALTEITERGGRVKIGGDEWSARTAAGRIPEGGVVLVQAIDGATAIVTPES, encoded by the coding sequence ATGACGTGGCAAATTTGGGTCATCGCCGGGTTAGCACTCGCAATTGTTGAGATGTTTACCCTCGATTTCACTTTCCTCATGCTGGGGCTAGCTGCCCTGGCCACCGCGGGAGTGGCCCTGGGAACAGATATCCTGTGGATCCAAATCGTCGCCTACGGAATTTTCGCTCTGATTCTCTTGTTTTTCGCCCGTCCTTGGGCGCGCCGCCACATCAACCCGCGCGGCGCCGCCGTCGGCAATGTAGAAGCGCAGGTAGGCCGGCGTGCTTACGCACTCACGGAGATTACCGAGCGCGGCGGGCGCGTGAAAATTGGCGGAGATGAATGGAGTGCACGCACCGCTGCGGGGCGCATCCCGGAGGGCGGCGTCGTACTTGTGCAAGCAATTGACGGTGCCACCGCAATCGTGACCCCGGAATCATAA
- a CDS encoding tRNA (cytidine(34)-2'-O)-methyltransferase translates to MLHIVFFEPRIPGNTGAAIRLAACTGATLHLIEPLGFDFSDAHLKRAGLDYHDLANLVIHPNFEEFLTSAPDARIFAFTGHTQNNFAEVSYQPEDYLLFGPEPTGLPARVVAHERITAAVRIPMLPHLRSLNLANAASIAVYEAWRQLGYPGAAQFS, encoded by the coding sequence GTGCTTCATATTGTTTTCTTTGAGCCGCGCATTCCCGGTAATACCGGCGCGGCCATTCGCCTAGCGGCGTGTACCGGCGCTACTTTGCACCTGATTGAGCCCCTCGGTTTTGATTTTTCCGATGCCCATCTCAAACGCGCCGGCTTGGACTACCACGACCTCGCCAACCTCGTCATCCACCCGAATTTTGAGGAGTTTCTCACCAGCGCGCCCGATGCTCGCATCTTTGCTTTTACCGGGCATACCCAAAATAACTTCGCCGAAGTCTCCTACCAGCCCGAGGACTATCTCCTTTTCGGGCCTGAACCGACCGGCTTGCCCGCGCGCGTCGTCGCCCACGAACGTATCACCGCGGCGGTGCGCATACCGATGCTCCCCCACCTGCGGTCTCTTAATCTTGCGAATGCGGCCTCTATTGCCGTGTACGAAGCCTGGCGCCAGCTCGGGTACCCCGGGGCCGCCCAATTTTCCTAA
- a CDS encoding Y-family DNA polymerase has translation MRQATVWVPHWPIIAAEMAGIVSRENPVAVVEHHRVASLNIWAWQKGARVDMPTRQLQSLVPQCTVIQRDGARELRFFDPVLRAISNRVARFSMLEPGVVIFSAAGPARTTGGEERLCESIVGDIVDAAGCEARVGIAEGTLPSLWAARTSRIITPGASEQALASQPISLFLLAATSSTRPALRDCVELLHDLGITTISDVIGLGQRSLVTRFGNIGQYMWDLATARTLPAHEATPDTRDISVVATFDPPLSHAEHAAFAARNLAGQLETKMRAGAAGSARLDIRAGAASGEVMTRSWHLELLTQEDVVDRVRWQISAWIAQPREASEALAETRGGITQLELIARDITPAGNHPAPLWGARTTSDAAAARGAHRLQSLLGEEYVRVPRRVGGRLPEEDIQEIPWGQAVDTSRAGLPWPGRLPEPAPVQFLRTPYPVAVLCTCGQPLAIAATTALHCPGECQWPYPATIRALFGVEDSLTVLDYAGPWVSEQRWWARPTRRAYIQAVTTTGAVLLYREQERWYLTASYI, from the coding sequence ATGCGCCAAGCAACAGTATGGGTTCCTCACTGGCCCATTATCGCGGCGGAAATGGCGGGGATTGTGAGCAGAGAAAATCCCGTCGCGGTCGTGGAACACCACCGGGTGGCCAGCCTCAATATCTGGGCCTGGCAGAAAGGCGCCCGGGTGGATATGCCCACCCGGCAGCTGCAATCTCTCGTACCGCAATGCACCGTTATTCAACGTGACGGGGCGCGGGAGTTGCGTTTCTTCGACCCGGTGCTACGCGCCATCTCCAATCGAGTGGCGCGCTTCTCGATGCTGGAACCGGGAGTAGTTATCTTTTCAGCCGCGGGCCCGGCACGCACCACAGGCGGAGAAGAACGCCTATGCGAAAGCATCGTGGGGGATATCGTTGATGCCGCCGGATGTGAAGCCCGGGTTGGAATCGCGGAAGGAACCCTTCCTAGCCTGTGGGCGGCGCGCACCTCGCGCATTATCACCCCGGGCGCCTCCGAACAAGCGTTAGCCAGCCAACCAATCTCGCTTTTCCTTCTTGCCGCAACGTCATCAACCCGCCCCGCGCTCCGCGATTGCGTGGAGCTACTTCATGACCTGGGTATCACCACCATCTCGGATGTTATCGGGCTGGGGCAGCGTTCCCTCGTCACGCGTTTCGGGAATATCGGGCAATATATGTGGGATCTGGCCACAGCGCGCACCCTGCCCGCACACGAAGCAACCCCGGATACCCGTGATATATCCGTGGTAGCTACCTTTGATCCGCCCCTGAGCCACGCGGAACACGCGGCTTTTGCCGCGCGTAATCTCGCCGGGCAACTCGAAACAAAAATGCGTGCCGGTGCGGCTGGCTCCGCCCGCCTGGATATCCGGGCGGGAGCCGCCTCCGGAGAAGTAATGACACGCAGCTGGCACCTCGAACTCCTCACCCAAGAAGATGTGGTGGATCGGGTGCGGTGGCAAATCTCCGCCTGGATAGCACAGCCCCGTGAGGCCAGCGAAGCGCTAGCGGAAACCCGTGGAGGTATTACCCAATTAGAGCTGATAGCCCGGGATATTACTCCCGCGGGCAACCACCCGGCGCCCCTCTGGGGTGCGCGCACCACCAGCGATGCGGCAGCGGCGCGCGGGGCTCACCGCCTCCAAAGCCTTCTCGGTGAAGAATACGTGCGGGTACCCCGCCGGGTGGGAGGGCGCCTCCCCGAAGAAGATATACAAGAAATCCCCTGGGGCCAGGCGGTAGATACCTCCCGGGCTGGGCTTCCCTGGCCGGGCCGGCTGCCCGAACCCGCCCCGGTGCAGTTCCTGCGCACCCCCTATCCGGTGGCGGTGCTGTGTACCTGCGGGCAGCCACTCGCGATTGCCGCAACCACCGCATTGCACTGCCCGGGGGAGTGCCAGTGGCCATATCCGGCTACTATCCGCGCGCTTTTCGGCGTGGAAGATTCCCTCACGGTACTCGACTACGCCGGCCCCTGGGTGAGCGAACAACGCTGGTGGGCGCGCCCCACCCGGCGTGCCTATATCCAAGCGGTCACCACAACCGGGGCGGTACTTCTCTATAGAGAACAGGAGCGCTGGTACCTTACTGCCAGCTACATCTAG
- the glgC gene encoding glucose-1-phosphate adenylyltransferase, with product MRRDLRVLAIVLAGGEGKRLMPLTEDRAKPAVPFGGIYRLIDFALSNIVNSGYLQIIVLTQYKSHSLDRHITRTWRMSNLLGNYVAPVPAQQRRGKGWFSGSADAIYQSMNVIDDERPDVVLVTGADNIYRMDFSQMMDQHVESGFDLTIAGIRQPLELAPSFGVIDVDAENHQKVSRFLEKPQDTSGLGLEEAPDQFLASMGNYIFNTDALVEALQNDAADPSSAHDMGGSIVPRFVEAGNCGVYDFTYNRIPGEGERDKDYWRDVGTIDAYYAANMDLISVTPDFNLYNERWPILTGYTGLPPAKFVYGHHERLGHALDSIVSPGVIVSGGEVIGSVLSPGVRVNSWSSVRESVLLDGVNVGRNATVIRAIVDKNVQIEEGAQLGVNHDYDRERGFYVSEGGVVVVPKNAVVRR from the coding sequence ATGAGGAGAGATTTACGCGTTCTGGCCATCGTCCTTGCGGGAGGCGAAGGCAAGCGTTTAATGCCGCTCACTGAAGATCGAGCGAAACCCGCGGTTCCTTTCGGGGGCATTTACCGGCTGATCGACTTCGCGCTGAGTAACATCGTGAATTCTGGATACCTCCAGATCATCGTGCTTACCCAGTACAAGTCGCATTCGCTGGATCGCCATATTACGAGAACCTGGCGTATGTCCAACCTCTTGGGCAATTATGTGGCCCCGGTTCCCGCCCAGCAGCGGCGCGGCAAGGGGTGGTTCTCCGGAAGTGCGGATGCCATTTACCAGTCCATGAACGTCATTGATGATGAACGGCCCGATGTTGTGCTCGTAACCGGAGCGGACAATATCTACCGTATGGACTTCTCCCAGATGATGGACCAGCATGTCGAGTCCGGTTTTGACCTGACCATTGCCGGTATTCGCCAGCCGCTGGAACTGGCACCTTCCTTCGGTGTTATTGATGTGGATGCGGAAAACCACCAAAAGGTTTCCCGGTTCCTGGAAAAGCCGCAGGATACCTCCGGTTTGGGCCTGGAAGAAGCCCCGGATCAGTTCCTGGCCTCCATGGGCAATTACATTTTCAATACTGACGCCCTGGTTGAGGCTCTTCAGAATGACGCCGCGGATCCCAGTTCCGCCCATGATATGGGCGGAAGCATTGTTCCGCGGTTCGTGGAAGCCGGTAATTGCGGCGTCTACGATTTCACCTATAACCGCATCCCCGGTGAAGGTGAACGGGACAAGGATTACTGGCGTGACGTGGGTACCATTGACGCCTACTACGCGGCGAATATGGATCTTATTTCGGTTACCCCGGATTTCAACCTGTACAACGAGCGCTGGCCGATCCTGACCGGCTACACCGGGTTACCGCCCGCAAAATTTGTGTACGGGCATCACGAACGCCTCGGGCACGCCCTGGATTCCATTGTTTCCCCCGGTGTTATCGTCTCCGGTGGCGAAGTGATCGGATCGGTGCTCTCCCCCGGTGTGCGGGTGAATTCCTGGTCCTCGGTGCGCGAATCGGTGCTGCTCGACGGCGTCAACGTGGGCCGCAATGCCACCGTTATTCGCGCCATCGTTGATAAGAATGTCCAGATCGAAGAAGGTGCGCAGCTGGGTGTCAACCACGATTACGACCGCGAACGCGGTTTCTACGTCTCGGAAGGCGGCGTGGTTGTGGTTCCCAAGAATGCGGTGGTGCGCCGCTAA
- the glgA gene encoding glycogen synthase translates to MRIDLLTREYPPHVYGGAGVHVTELSRVLAQHADIHVRAFDGPRAPSENKDVPAGVALEGYDYLKELEGANAAVRTMGVDLNMVTDVEGADLVHSHTWYANFAGHIASILYGIPHVISAHSLEPLRPWKREQLGGGYQLSSWVEKTAYESAAGIVAVSHAMRSDILRCYPNIAPERVRVIHNGIDLTTWKAPETSAEKEEARRYFASYGLDPDRPTIMFVGRITRQKGVPGLLRALRQVDKGVQVVLCAGAPDTPEILEETKALVAKLQAEREGVVWIDDMLSQDRIVALESCCTTFVTPSIYEPLGIVNLEAMAVGLPVVGTETGGIPDCIVHGTTGLLVPIEQAQDGTGTPLNPEQFEADLAAALNEVCSDQERAAQMGLAGRCRVEDHFSWEAIGEKTMEFYRELVDNYPRR, encoded by the coding sequence ATGCGCATTGATTTACTTACTCGCGAATACCCCCCGCACGTGTACGGAGGCGCGGGAGTCCACGTGACCGAGCTTTCCCGTGTGCTCGCCCAGCATGCTGATATTCACGTGCGTGCTTTTGATGGCCCGCGCGCACCTTCTGAGAACAAAGACGTTCCCGCGGGTGTAGCGCTGGAAGGCTATGACTACCTCAAAGAACTTGAGGGCGCGAACGCGGCCGTGCGCACCATGGGTGTTGATCTTAATATGGTCACGGATGTGGAAGGTGCGGATCTGGTGCACTCCCACACCTGGTACGCGAATTTCGCCGGGCATATCGCTTCGATTCTTTACGGTATTCCGCATGTGATTTCCGCGCATTCCCTGGAACCGCTGCGCCCGTGGAAACGCGAACAGCTCGGGGGTGGCTACCAGCTGAGCTCCTGGGTGGAAAAAACCGCGTACGAATCCGCGGCCGGAATCGTGGCGGTATCGCACGCGATGCGCTCCGATATTTTGCGCTGCTACCCGAATATTGCGCCCGAGCGGGTACGGGTAATCCACAACGGTATTGATTTGACTACCTGGAAGGCTCCGGAAACCAGCGCGGAGAAGGAAGAAGCCCGCCGGTATTTCGCCAGCTACGGCCTGGATCCGGATCGCCCCACCATTATGTTCGTCGGGCGCATTACCCGCCAGAAGGGCGTGCCGGGGCTGCTGCGCGCGCTGCGCCAGGTAGATAAGGGCGTGCAGGTAGTGCTGTGCGCCGGGGCTCCTGATACTCCCGAAATCTTGGAGGAAACAAAGGCGCTGGTGGCGAAGCTGCAGGCCGAACGCGAAGGCGTGGTCTGGATTGACGATATGCTCAGCCAGGATCGCATCGTCGCCCTGGAATCGTGCTGCACCACCTTTGTTACTCCCTCCATTTATGAGCCGCTCGGCATTGTTAACCTGGAGGCGATGGCGGTGGGGCTTCCGGTGGTCGGCACCGAAACCGGGGGAATTCCCGATTGCATCGTGCACGGAACCACCGGGCTGCTCGTTCCTATTGAACAGGCTCAGGACGGCACCGGCACCCCGCTCAATCCAGAGCAATTCGAGGCAGATCTGGCCGCGGCTCTCAACGAGGTGTGCTCCGATCAGGAGCGGGCCGCGCAGATGGGCCTGGCTGGCCGGTGCCGGGTGGAGGACCACTTCTCCTGGGAAGCTATCGGCGAAAAAACCATGGAATTCTACCGCGAACTCGTGGATAACTATCCGCGGCGCTAA
- a CDS encoding ABC transporter ATP-binding protein, with product MGDVLSLKDVSLRRGATEILRSVSWDVNSGERWVIFGPNGAGKTTLIQVAAARLFPSSGSVELMGERLGTVDVRELRSAVGVTSAGIDARIPGGETVFQAVRTAAYGHLAAWNEEYDAADDARARAMLRRLGLRDLEDRKVAHLSSGERKRLGIARALMPNPEVLILDEPTSGLDVGGRERLLATLSRLAGAAYAPAMLLVTHHVEEIPVGFTHMLLLKAGSVVAAGPLAEVLTSAQLSEAFDYPLRVEENAGRYTARAAR from the coding sequence ATGGGTGACGTGCTGTCTTTGAAAGATGTATCGCTGCGCCGCGGGGCTACGGAAATCCTCCGCTCGGTATCGTGGGATGTTAATTCCGGGGAACGCTGGGTGATTTTCGGGCCCAACGGCGCCGGGAAAACCACGCTCATACAGGTGGCCGCCGCGCGGCTCTTCCCCAGCTCGGGAAGTGTGGAGCTCATGGGCGAACGCCTGGGCACGGTGGATGTGCGGGAGCTGCGCAGCGCCGTGGGCGTGACCTCAGCCGGGATTGATGCTCGCATCCCCGGGGGTGAAACCGTTTTCCAAGCGGTGCGCACCGCCGCCTACGGGCACCTGGCCGCCTGGAATGAGGAGTACGACGCCGCAGATGACGCCCGCGCCCGCGCCATGTTGCGCAGGCTCGGTTTGCGGGACCTCGAGGATCGTAAAGTTGCGCACCTATCGTCCGGGGAACGTAAACGCTTAGGGATCGCGCGGGCCCTCATGCCTAATCCGGAAGTTCTTATTCTGGATGAACCTACCTCGGGCCTGGATGTGGGTGGGCGCGAACGCCTGCTGGCTACCCTCTCGCGGCTGGCCGGGGCAGCGTACGCCCCGGCGATGCTGCTGGTGACCCATCACGTTGAGGAAATCCCGGTTGGTTTTACCCATATGCTGCTCCTCAAAGCGGGCAGTGTGGTGGCCGCCGGGCCGCTAGCGGAGGTGCTAACCTCCGCGCAGCTTTCGGAAGCATTTGATTATCCGCTTCGGGTGGAAGAAAACGCGGGTCGGTATACCGCGCGCGCTGCCCGCTAG
- the ypfJ gene encoding KPN_02809 family neutral zinc metallopeptidase, with protein MSVNDGVRLDGARVQNRGRGRGAMIGGGMGLTGIIIALVWYMVTGTPPPAAITQGASPQGSSAQQSTTSDFAEKCRTGADANASTECFMVAVAQSLDAFWEKELPRAARTRYELPGFALFSEGVSTGCGNASSQVGPFYCPADGTVYLDTTFFDELEANFGAENTTLVQAYVVAHEFGHHIQNLTGVFERVNPRDTGPDSSQVRSELQADCYAGLWLHHAASTVDPASGIPILQAPTRDQLASAIDAAAAIGDDHIQESAGMDVNPEKFSHGSSAQRMDALTTGYETGDFKACNTWR; from the coding sequence ATGAGTGTTAACGACGGCGTGCGCCTCGACGGGGCGAGAGTACAAAATCGCGGACGCGGGCGCGGTGCCATGATTGGCGGCGGCATGGGGCTCACCGGAATAATTATTGCCCTGGTTTGGTACATGGTAACGGGCACTCCCCCGCCGGCCGCCATCACTCAAGGCGCCTCCCCCCAGGGCAGCTCCGCGCAGCAATCCACCACCTCCGATTTCGCGGAGAAGTGCCGTACCGGTGCGGATGCCAATGCTTCCACCGAATGTTTTATGGTGGCGGTGGCCCAATCCCTCGATGCATTTTGGGAAAAGGAACTGCCCCGCGCGGCGCGCACCCGCTATGAGCTTCCCGGTTTTGCGCTCTTTTCCGAAGGGGTGAGCACCGGATGCGGGAATGCCTCCAGTCAGGTGGGTCCCTTCTACTGTCCCGCCGATGGAACCGTCTACCTCGACACCACCTTCTTTGACGAACTGGAAGCTAATTTCGGGGCGGAGAACACCACCCTGGTCCAGGCCTATGTGGTCGCCCACGAATTCGGGCATCATATCCAGAATCTCACCGGGGTATTCGAGCGCGTCAATCCGCGCGATACCGGCCCAGATTCTTCGCAGGTGCGCTCGGAATTACAGGCTGATTGCTACGCTGGCCTCTGGCTGCATCACGCCGCCAGCACGGTTGATCCGGCCAGCGGGATCCCGATTCTCCAAGCTCCTACCCGTGATCAGCTCGCCAGCGCGATTGACGCCGCTGCCGCAATTGGCGATGACCATATCCAAGAAAGCGCCGGCATGGATGTCAATCCGGAAAAGTTCTCCCACGGCTCATCCGCCCAGCGTATGGATGCACTAACAACCGGCTACGAAACAGGCGATTTCAAGGCCTGCAATACCTGGCGCTAA
- a CDS encoding TrmH family RNA methyltransferase has translation MLIYLDNVAAPELDDYFRLTDVHLRRLLEPERGVYMAESTKVIERALQAGHQPRSFLTSPRWLPDLQACLERCGWEADGAAAPIYVGTDEMLQAVTGFKVHRGALAAMHRPELADVATLLAQAREGRGARRVVVLEGLVDHTNVGAIFRSCAGLGVDAVLVTDTCADPLYRRSVRVSMGTVFQVPWTRIHEWPRSIEKLHGLGFLTAALALEDDAETLDDFANRADVLAPDSRVALILGTEGDGLSARTVASAGTRVIIPMAGHVDSLNVAAASAVACWALRTRD, from the coding sequence GTGTTGATTTACCTCGATAACGTTGCGGCTCCCGAACTTGATGATTATTTCCGGCTCACCGATGTGCATCTGCGCCGCTTACTCGAACCCGAGCGCGGGGTGTATATGGCCGAATCGACGAAAGTTATTGAGCGGGCTTTGCAGGCCGGCCACCAGCCGCGTTCCTTCCTCACCTCCCCGCGCTGGCTCCCGGATTTGCAAGCCTGCTTGGAGCGCTGCGGCTGGGAAGCAGATGGCGCAGCGGCACCCATCTACGTGGGTACCGATGAGATGCTCCAGGCAGTAACCGGCTTCAAAGTCCATCGGGGTGCCTTGGCCGCGATGCACCGCCCGGAATTGGCCGATGTGGCCACCCTGTTAGCGCAGGCACGCGAGGGGCGGGGCGCGCGGCGCGTCGTCGTTCTAGAAGGACTGGTGGACCACACAAACGTGGGCGCGATTTTCCGTTCCTGCGCCGGACTCGGGGTCGATGCGGTGCTGGTGACCGATACGTGCGCCGATCCGCTGTATCGCCGTTCGGTGCGGGTGTCCATGGGGACCGTGTTTCAGGTGCCGTGGACGCGGATCCACGAGTGGCCGCGCAGTATCGAAAAATTGCACGGTCTCGGTTTCCTCACGGCCGCTTTAGCGTTGGAGGACGACGCCGAAACTCTGGATGATTTCGCGAATCGCGCTGACGTGCTGGCTCCGGATTCGCGGGTCGCGCTTATTCTCGGAACGGAAGGGGACGGCCTGAGCGCGCGCACCGTTGCGAGCGCGGGTACCCGGGTCATTATTCCCATGGCCGGGCACGTGGATTCCCTCAATGTGGCCGCGGCGAGCGCGGTGGCTTGCTGGGCGCTGCGCACCCGCGACTGA
- a CDS encoding SPFH domain-containing protein, whose product MDADINASTVIGVLLLLLLLLVVVAVFRSVIKVQQGYQVVVERLGRYHSVLQPGLHFLVPFFDAVRQRIDMREQVVPFPPQPVITSDNINVSIDTVIYYQVTNAYSATYEIADPMTGIEQLAVTTLRNIIGTMDMEQALTGRDRINDQLRSVLDDATGRWGIRVSRVELKAIDPPATVQGAMEQQMKAERDRRAAILTAEGIKQSQILTAEGEKQSAILKAEGQAQATVLKAQGESRAILQVFDAIHKGNADPKLLSYEYIKTLPQIANSQSSKLWIVPTELTAALDAVQKGFGGGRSGGGDDSSPTGPTGVDFENAADVADVLKETTLPDIDSALADARGEANRAVDDARGSVSDPNQIPKN is encoded by the coding sequence ATGGATGCTGATATCAACGCGAGCACGGTTATTGGCGTGCTCCTGCTCTTACTCCTTCTCCTTGTGGTGGTGGCGGTGTTCCGTTCCGTCATCAAGGTGCAGCAAGGCTACCAGGTGGTTGTGGAACGCCTGGGTCGCTACCATTCCGTGCTGCAACCGGGGCTGCATTTCCTGGTGCCGTTCTTCGACGCGGTACGCCAGCGCATCGATATGCGTGAGCAAGTGGTTCCTTTCCCGCCCCAGCCGGTTATTACCTCCGATAACATCAACGTCTCCATTGACACGGTTATCTACTACCAGGTGACGAACGCGTATTCCGCAACCTACGAAATTGCCGACCCGATGACGGGTATTGAGCAGCTGGCCGTCACCACCTTGCGTAACATCATCGGCACTATGGATATGGAACAGGCCCTGACCGGCCGTGACCGTATTAATGACCAGCTTCGCAGCGTGCTGGACGATGCCACCGGGCGCTGGGGTATTCGCGTTTCCCGCGTGGAACTCAAGGCGATTGACCCGCCGGCTACCGTTCAGGGCGCAATGGAACAGCAGATGAAGGCCGAACGTGACCGCCGCGCTGCGATTCTCACCGCGGAAGGTATTAAGCAGTCCCAGATTTTGACCGCTGAAGGTGAAAAGCAATCGGCTATTCTCAAGGCTGAAGGTCAGGCTCAGGCCACCGTCCTCAAGGCGCAGGGTGAATCCCGCGCTATTCTTCAGGTCTTTGACGCGATCCACAAGGGCAATGCCGATCCGAAGCTGCTCTCCTACGAATACATTAAGACGCTGCCGCAGATCGCCAATTCGCAGTCCTCGAAGCTGTGGATTGTTCCTACCGAGCTCACCGCCGCGCTCGACGCGGTGCAGAAGGGCTTCGGTGGGGGCCGTAGCGGCGGAGGAGATGACTCCAGCCCGACCGGGCCCACCGGGGTCGATTTTGAGAACGCGGCCGATGTGGCTGATGTTCTCAAGGAAACCACCCTCCCCGATATTGATTCGGCGCTGGCCGATGCGCGCGGGGAAGCCAATCGCGCTGTTGATGATGCGCGCGGTTCCGTTTCCGATCCTAACCAGATCCCGAAGAACTAA